From the genome of Sporomusa sphaeroides DSM 2875:
CTTCTTCACTCACGCGGCGTTGCTCCGTCAGACTTTCGTCCATTGCGGAAGATTCCCCACTGCTGCCTCCCGTAGGAGTCTGGGCCGTGTCTCAGTCCCAGTGTGGCCGTTCATCCTCTCAGACCGGCTACTGATCGTCGCCTTGGTGAGCCTTTACCTCACCAACTAGCTAATCAGACGCAGACCCATCTCTAAACGATAGCTTACATGTAGAGGCCATCTTTCTTAACTCAGCCATGCAGCCAAGTTACCACATTCGGTATTAGCACCACTTTCGCGGTGTTGTCCCCAGTTTAGAGGCAGGTTGTCTACGCGTTACTCACCCGTTCGCCACTAAGAGTTATTGCTAACTCTCCGTTCGACTTGCATGTGTTAGGCACGCCGCCAGCGTTCGTCCTGAGCCAGGATCAAACTCTCCATAAAATTTTATTTATGGAGCCTTTTGTGGCTCATAAAGTTTTGAAATTGATGTTAGATGTAAAACATCTAACTAAGCGATCACAGCGGAATCACAGATTCCGTGTGCCTGCTTATATTTAAAGTGCTCATTGAGCACCGCACATCTGGCTTTTTATGATGCATTACTTACATTGTTCAGTTTTCAGGGAACATTACATTTTACCCAAAACAATTTGCCAACACTGCATCGCAGCGACAGCTTTTTACATATTAGCACAATGTATTCACCGTGTCAATACATGCTTTTAGGTAATTCTTGTCGTTGCCTTATGCAGTCGACTTTTATATATTAGCATGCACATTTCTGCGTGTCAATACTCTATTTTGCTATTTTAAGTCGATTACTGACTTGGTAAAGACAACTTGTTTATATTAGCACCCCTCTAGTGTTATGTCAATACTAGTACTCCAGCAAGCCCAAATCCACGGTGTTCTTGAAACCGTGTTTACTTTATCGTCGCCTTACCTATGTCTGATAGGCGCAGTTTCTCCGTCCTGCTGGACGAAAAATCTCGCACAATTCATCCTATGGCTTTAGACTTGGCAGACTATTAGGTTGCAATATCGAAGAAGAATCCGGAAAGCCATGCTTTCTGCCAGGCAAAAAAAGAAACATCGTATAAACGATGTTTAGCAATAGCATTTAATATATTCGTTTGTTAAGTTATCCAGTTTTTGATACATTTCATTAATTGTACCTGCAGTGAAGTTAAGTTCTTTCAGATCATTACTTTGAAGCAGAGACGAAAGTTTATCTATCTGCTCTAACAATTGAAGCTTTTTCATTATTACTACTACACTCTCCCTTAATTTTTAAATGCAGTATAATATTAACAACTCTAGTTATCTTTGTAAATAGCTTTATTAAAACACAGAAGAGTAAGTTTTCTCAGAATTATGTTTACAATTTTTAGGGTTGAAGTATTAGAGACTATATATGTGCGCTTTAGATCATCTGACAAACTTTTTTACTGCCGAACCGTTTAAATAGCTGCATTTTTTGCCTTGCCACGTATCTCGCTCCACCAATTGACCTTCGATCGCTTCCCGTATCTTCCACCAGCCTGTCTGCCAGTTGGTAAATAATGTGTTGGTCTCAGGCGCACGGCCAATTAGACGTTGAATAACAATATCGGGGTGAAGATATTCCAGAAAGGTGACCACCCTCTCCACATATTCTTCTTTACTAATGAGCGTAATCTCACCTTTCTGATACCAGTCGGCCATTACTGTATTCTTTACAATATAAAGAGCATGCAGTTTGACCTGATCAACTTCCAGTGCCGAAACGATTTTCGCACTTTCTATCACATCTGTCATGCCATCCCAGGGAAGGTTTACGATAAGATGTGTACATACATCCATCGACCAGTGTTTAATTCTCCGGGTGGCATCAATAAATTCTGCCAGCGTGTGGCCACGGTTAATCTTCTCTAAGGTATGATAGTTGACCGTCTGCAGCCCCAGTTCAATACATATATCAACACCATATTCGTCTTTTATAGCAGCCAGCATCTCCAGATAATTATCATTAATACAATCAGGTCTGGTGGCTAACGCGATGGCCACAATATCTTCCTTGCAGGCTTCGATGACATGATGTTTTAACTGTTCAACAGGCAAATAGGTGTTGCTGAAATTTTGAAAGTAAGGAATAAATTTCTTAGCTTTATATTTGGGTGCAATATGCGCCTTGTTGGCTGCTAACTGATCACTAACAGTCAACGAAGCCGGCAAATTTTCATAGCCTGCGCCAATTTCGCCGCAAAACACACAGCCATTATGGCCGCATTGACCGTCCCGGTTAGGGCAGGTTACCGGCAAGCTAACCGGTAGTTTGTATACCTTCTCGCCATACCGCTCACGCAGGTGTTCGGAATAGGCGTTGTATCTAACTCCAGAAGTCGTCATAATTAATCACCTGATAAGATGGTTTCGCATTCTGATAAGAGAACAGCACCGCTGTTTCCCGCCAGGTCAAGTCTTCATTCCCCCGTAAATAAGCAGGAATATCCACAGTAAATACTTCAATATGGTATTGCTTTTTAATATCCCGCCATGTCGTAAACTCATAATCTGGTAAATAGCGGCGGACACATTCGGTATCGCGCCAAAAGGCGGTCTTAGCCTCCGCCCATTTATCAGCCGCTGCCTGATTTATCTGGTTCCAAGGTAAAAATTCCGGACGGACTGTCCCCTGTTCCTGCATTAGCGCGTCAAATTTCAAAAACTCACGGTATTCATGCTGCACCTGCGGATAAACCTCTGCACAAAAATCAGCCATGTGCTTATATATAGTCTTGGCACTGTGCGCAACAAGATGATACCCCTGCTGTTCCCACCGACAAGCTAATCTATCGTAAAAATCGAAAGCCCCTTTGCCGCTAAGTGCAATAAGCCAGGGCAGACTATACCGGAAACGTCCGGTATTGTACACCTGTTCAAAGACTTCTTCTAAAATCTTAAGTTTTCTGATCTGGCTATAATCCAGATATTTGTTTGCCAATACTTCGTAGGGTGCTCTATCCATGTAAACATACCCATGGTCGACCGCAGTACGCCTAATACCAGAACCCTTAAGCAATTTAAGAAAGCCGATCTGCAGCATTGCCGGCTGCAGTTGGTAAACATCATTGAAGGATTTGGCAAATTCGCTTATAGTCTCATGCGGCAGCCCGACAATTAAGTCAAGATGCAGATGAATATTGCCATAGTCTCTGACCTGACTGACATTGTCAACAATCTGTGACCAGTTGTTATGTCGCTTTATTACCGCCAACGTCTGTTCATTGGTTGATTGAATGCCGATTTCAAACTGGAACCTGCCGGGTGGAATATCGCGCAAAAACTCCAATACCTCTTGGTCCCAAATATCGGCTGCAATCTCAAAATGAAAATTAGTCCGGCAAGTTTGTGCTGCCAGAAACTTCATTATTGGAAAATAATGCTCTTTGCGGGCATTAAATGTGCGATCAACAAACTTAACCTGTTTAACATCATGCTCAATAAAAAAGGAAAGGTCACTGATTATCCGCTCCTGACTCAAAAATCGCACCCCGGAAGTGGCGCTTGACAGGCAATATTGACAAGAAAACGGACAGCCGCGTGAACTTTCATAGTACAGAATTTTATCTTTTAGCAGCACCATATCTTCATGATGATAGGGAAAAGGAATGTCATCAAGATTGCCGACTACCTGTGGCTGACAGTTGGCTGCCATCAGAGTGCTCCGGCAAGCCACCCCGGGAATATTCTGAGCAGGCTCACCTTGAGCCAGCGCTTTTAACAAAGCAGTCAGCGTTTGTTCGCCTTCACCAAGAACAATGTAGTCAATGGCCTCATTGCTGTGCAAAATATCTTCCGGTTGATAAGTGACCTCCGGACCACCCAGCACAATAACAGCATTAGGCTGTACTTTTTTAATTAAATTTGCCAACTCCAAACTGGCCTCAATATTCCAAATATAACAAGCCAGGCCAATAATATCAGCCTGACAAGCGTACATATCGCTCAGCACTGTGAGCAACCCATTATTTACGGTATATTCACGAACAGTTATATCCTGTCCGGACTGCTTACAAAAAGCAGTCAAATATCTCAGTGCTAAAGATGAATGGATGTATTTTGCATTTAATGTTGATAACAAAACCTTCATGGCATTTCTCCGTTCCATAATCTCCCTGCAAGTATAGTAGTTTCCCTGCTCCTTGTCAAATCCCTGTCTGGGCCAAGACACCACCAAAACCGGCTTTGCATAAGATAGAATAAGGATGTTCTTCGCTACCGCTCAGAACTAAGCGATTCACTATATTATCGCTTCGTCTCCGGACTCGCAACAATATGGTTCCTGCTTAAAGGTAAACGTGAGGATGGTGAAACTATGCGAATAATGATTGATGGGCGCTATTTGCCTGGCAACGCCCGTGTCAACCGTGATTTATTAATAACCCTGCGTAATATGGCCCAAATGCTCAAATGGGGAATTCGTTATGATGCGCAACGCGAATTGGTTCTTATCAATTCCAAAGACTCCTCTATGCCGCCTCTGCCACTTGACAATCCGGCCGATGAAAGAACGGAAGATGAGAACGCCCGCCTTGCCGGTAAGGTAATTTGCCTTGATCCCGGTCACGGCGGCAGCGATCCCGGGGCTGTAGGCCCAACAGGTACCCGGGAAAAAGACAATACCCTGGCTATCGCCTTACTGCTTAAAGAAAAACTGGAAAAAAACGGCGCTACCATCGTCATGACAAGAGATACTGATACCGATGTAACCTACACTGACGCAACATCCAAGGAGGAACTGGGGGCAAGAGTTGAAGCTGCCCGGCAGGCAGAAGCCGATATGTTTGTTAGTATCCATAATGACTCCTTTACCAGCACTACCGCCGCAGGCACTACCACTTTCCATTACGGTGGCAAGGATTCGATAAAACTGGCCAATCTGGTGCAACGCAGTTTAGTTGAAAATCTCGGTACGAAAAACCGTGGCGCACGTTTTGCCAGCTTCTACGTCTTGCGTTACACAAACATGCCGTCAATCCTTGTGGAGGTAGCTTTTATTTCCAATCCGGTTGAAGAAATGTTGTTATCCAGCGTGGATGGGCGCGAAAATGCCGCCGAGAGTATCTGTGACGGTATTTTAAAATACTATAAAGTATAACACAGATGAAAAAAATAAAGAAAACACGGCTTGCGCCGAGCCTTTGGCGAAGGCGGAAGCCGATGGGGACAAAAAATATTTCGTTGAGAGCATGCTAAACCAGGAAATGCCACATAATAGCCCTAATATATATATATTATACGTTACCGAATATGAATCGAGAGGAAGTGCTCTTATGCCGCAAACGTCCACATCACTGCCATCCCGTGAACAGATACAGGCTGAGTATAAGTGGCAGGTAGAAAATATCTATGCCAATGAACAGCTTTGGCAAGCCGATTTTGAT
Proteins encoded in this window:
- a CDS encoding TIGR01212 family radical SAM protein (This family includes YhcC from E. coli K-12, an uncharacterized radical SAM protein.) codes for the protein MTTSGVRYNAYSEHLRERYGEKVYKLPVSLPVTCPNRDGQCGHNGCVFCGEIGAGYENLPASLTVSDQLAANKAHIAPKYKAKKFIPYFQNFSNTYLPVEQLKHHVIEACKEDIVAIALATRPDCINDNYLEMLAAIKDEYGVDICIELGLQTVNYHTLEKINRGHTLAEFIDATRRIKHWSMDVCTHLIVNLPWDGMTDVIESAKIVSALEVDQVKLHALYIVKNTVMADWYQKGEITLISKEEYVERVVTFLEYLHPDIVIQRLIGRAPETNTLFTNWQTGWWKIREAIEGQLVERDTWQGKKCSYLNGSAVKKFVR
- a CDS encoding B12-binding domain-containing radical SAM protein is translated as MERRNAMKVLLSTLNAKYIHSSLALRYLTAFCKQSGQDITVREYTVNNGLLTVLSDMYACQADIIGLACYIWNIEASLELANLIKKVQPNAVIVLGGPEVTYQPEDILHSNEAIDYIVLGEGEQTLTALLKALAQGEPAQNIPGVACRSTLMAANCQPQVVGNLDDIPFPYHHEDMVLLKDKILYYESSRGCPFSCQYCLSSATSGVRFLSQERIISDLSFFIEHDVKQVKFVDRTFNARKEHYFPIMKFLAAQTCRTNFHFEIAADIWDQEVLEFLRDIPPGRFQFEIGIQSTNEQTLAVIKRHNNWSQIVDNVSQVRDYGNIHLHLDLIVGLPHETISEFAKSFNDVYQLQPAMLQIGFLKLLKGSGIRRTAVDHGYVYMDRAPYEVLANKYLDYSQIRKLKILEEVFEQVYNTGRFRYSLPWLIALSGKGAFDFYDRLACRWEQQGYHLVAHSAKTIYKHMADFCAEVYPQVQHEYREFLKFDALMQEQGTVRPEFLPWNQINQAAADKWAEAKTAFWRDTECVRRYLPDYEFTTWRDIKKQYHIEVFTVDIPAYLRGNEDLTWRETAVLFSYQNAKPSYQVINYDDFWS
- a CDS encoding N-acetylmuramoyl-L-alanine amidase family protein: MRIMIDGRYLPGNARVNRDLLITLRNMAQMLKWGIRYDAQRELVLINSKDSSMPPLPLDNPADERTEDENARLAGKVICLDPGHGGSDPGAVGPTGTREKDNTLAIALLLKEKLEKNGATIVMTRDTDTDVTYTDATSKEELGARVEAARQAEADMFVSIHNDSFTSTTAAGTTTFHYGGKDSIKLANLVQRSLVENLGTKNRGARFASFYVLRYTNMPSILVEVAFISNPVEEMLLSSVDGRENAAESICDGILKYYKV